A window from Pseudomonas frederiksbergensis encodes these proteins:
- the lpxH gene encoding UDP-2,3-diacylglucosamine diphosphatase, with the protein MILLISDLHLEEERPDITRAFLDLLAGRARSASALYILGDFFEAWIGDDAMTPFQRSICQALRDLSDSGTAIFLMHGNRDFMLGQAFCKQAGCTLLKDPSVVQFYGEPVLLMHGDSLCTRDEAYMKLRRYLRNPVTLFILRHLPLRTRHKLARKLRNESRAQTRMKANDIVDVTPEEVPRIMQAFGVKTLIHGHTHRPAIHKLQIGEQAAKRIVLGDWDRQGWALQVDESGFALAPFDFAPPPQLAAPSA; encoded by the coding sequence GTGATACTGCTGATTTCAGACTTGCATCTGGAAGAGGAGCGCCCGGACATTACCCGGGCGTTTCTGGATTTGCTCGCCGGACGCGCCCGCTCGGCGAGTGCGTTGTACATCTTGGGCGACTTTTTCGAGGCGTGGATTGGCGACGATGCCATGACGCCGTTCCAGCGTTCCATCTGCCAGGCCCTGCGCGACCTCAGTGACAGCGGCACGGCCATTTTTCTGATGCACGGCAATCGCGACTTCATGCTCGGCCAGGCCTTTTGCAAACAGGCCGGTTGTACGTTGCTGAAAGATCCGAGTGTCGTGCAATTTTACGGCGAGCCGGTGCTATTGATGCACGGCGACAGCCTCTGCACCCGCGACGAGGCTTATATGAAGCTGCGTCGCTATCTGCGTAATCCGGTTACCCTGTTCATCCTGCGCCACTTGCCTTTGCGGACTCGCCATAAGCTGGCGCGCAAGCTGCGCAATGAAAGCCGTGCGCAGACACGGATGAAGGCCAATGACATTGTTGATGTCACGCCCGAAGAAGTGCCGCGGATCATGCAGGCCTTTGGTGTGAAAACCCTGATCCATGGGCACACCCATCGCCCGGCCATTCACAAGTTGCAGATTGGCGAGCAGGCGGCTAAACGGATTGTGTTGGGGGATTGGGATCGTCAGGGGTGGGCGTTGCAGGTGGATGAAAGTGGGTTTGCGTTGGCGCCATTCGACTTCGCCCCGCCGCCACAACTGGCAGCACCTTCTGCCTGA
- a CDS encoding peptidylprolyl isomerase — translation MTQVKLTTNHGDIVLELNAEKAPITVANFIEYVKAGHYENTVFHRVIGNFMIQGGGFEPGMKEKKDKRPSIQNEADNGLPNEKYSVAMARTMEPHSASAQFFINVADNSFLNHSGKTAQGWGYAVFAKVVEGTDVVDKIKGVATTSKAGHQDVPAEDVIIEKAEIIE, via the coding sequence ATGACCCAAGTCAAACTGACAACAAACCATGGCGACATCGTCCTGGAACTGAACGCTGAGAAAGCCCCGATCACCGTGGCCAACTTCATCGAGTACGTCAAAGCCGGTCACTACGAAAACACTGTTTTCCACCGCGTCATCGGTAACTTCATGATCCAGGGCGGCGGTTTCGAGCCAGGCATGAAAGAAAAGAAAGACAAGCGCCCAAGCATCCAGAACGAAGCCGACAACGGCCTGCCGAACGAGAAGTACAGCGTTGCCATGGCCCGCACCATGGAGCCGCATTCGGCTTCCGCCCAGTTCTTCATCAACGTGGCTGACAACAGCTTTTTGAACCACAGCGGCAAAACCGCTCAGGGTTGGGGCTACGCCGTATTCGCTAAAGTCGTTGAAGGCACCGACGTGGTCGACAAGATCAAAGGCGTGGCTACCACTTCCAAAGCCGGCCACCAGGACGTACCTGCAGAAGACGTGATCATCGAGAAAGCCGAGATCATTGAGTGA
- a CDS encoding efflux transporter outer membrane subunit: MSSKTLRAGLSLVLAAMTLAGCASYSGLTTEGKSLDAKTLKAGQSLSGVTLSPAAWPKSDWWKSLGDPQLDGLIREALHDSPDMQIADARAHQASAAAYAADAARMPTLDASAGVSRSRLARDQDPRGEGDAYSTVRNISASFNYNFDLWGGQRDAWEAALGQARAAEVDQQAAQLTLSADVARAYSDLGQAHIVYDLANEDLKRTKQMLDLSQRRLSSGIDSQYQFQQTESLEATSEASLIDAEKRLQSAKIALAVLLGKGPDRGNEIPRPKILQASAVALPSVLPAELLGRRPDLVAARWRVEAASKNIDAGKTRFYPNLNLSAAAGAESLLGDAMFGSASRFFNIAPTISVPIFDGGRLRADLDSRDADYDLAVAQYNKSLVKALGDVSDTINQLRDIGRQIGAQQRATDIAQDSYNTVVERYGSGIGNYLDVLSIEQQLLQAQRQLANLNAEQIDLSIQLMQALGGGFQGETLAAANATPATLNN; the protein is encoded by the coding sequence ATGAGCAGTAAAACCCTGCGTGCCGGCCTGAGCCTGGTGCTGGCGGCCATGACCCTGGCCGGTTGCGCCAGCTACAGCGGACTGACCACCGAAGGCAAAAGCCTCGATGCGAAAACCCTCAAGGCCGGACAATCCCTCAGCGGTGTAACCCTGTCGCCCGCGGCCTGGCCGAAAAGCGACTGGTGGAAGAGCCTCGGCGACCCACAGCTCGACGGCTTGATCCGCGAAGCCCTGCACGACAGCCCCGACATGCAAATCGCCGACGCCCGTGCTCACCAGGCCAGTGCCGCCGCTTACGCAGCGGATGCCGCTCGCATGCCGACCCTCGATGCCAGTGCCGGCGTCAGCCGTTCGCGTCTGGCTCGGGATCAGGACCCGAGGGGCGAGGGCGATGCGTACTCCACCGTGCGCAACATCAGCGCCAGTTTCAATTACAACTTTGACCTTTGGGGCGGCCAGCGTGATGCCTGGGAAGCAGCATTGGGCCAGGCCCGTGCTGCCGAAGTCGATCAACAAGCCGCGCAACTGACGTTGTCCGCCGACGTCGCTCGCGCCTACAGCGATCTGGGGCAGGCGCATATTGTCTACGACCTGGCCAATGAAGACCTCAAGCGCACCAAACAAATGCTCGACCTGAGCCAGCGTCGCCTGAGCTCGGGGATCGACAGCCAATACCAGTTCCAGCAAACCGAAAGCCTGGAAGCCACCTCCGAAGCCAGCCTGATCGATGCCGAAAAACGCCTGCAAAGCGCGAAAATCGCCTTGGCCGTCTTGCTCGGCAAAGGCCCGGATCGCGGCAACGAAATCCCCCGGCCGAAAATCCTCCAGGCCAGCGCTGTCGCGTTGCCATCGGTGCTGCCGGCCGAGTTGCTCGGTCGGCGTCCAGACCTGGTGGCCGCGCGTTGGCGGGTCGAGGCGGCGAGCAAGAACATCGACGCCGGCAAAACCCGCTTCTACCCCAACCTCAACCTGAGCGCCGCGGCCGGTGCCGAGTCGTTGCTGGGCGATGCGATGTTCGGTTCGGCCAGTCGCTTCTTCAACATTGCACCAACGATCTCGGTGCCGATTTTCGACGGTGGCCGCCTGCGCGCCGACCTCGATTCCCGCGACGCCGATTACGACCTCGCGGTGGCGCAGTACAACAAAAGCCTGGTGAAAGCCCTGGGCGATGTCAGCGACACCATCAACCAGCTGCGCGATATCGGCCGGCAGATCGGGGCACAACAGCGCGCCACCGACATTGCTCAGGATTCTTACAACACGGTGGTTGAGCGGTACGGTTCCGGCATCGGGAATTACCTGGACGTGCTCAGCATCGAGCAGCAACTGCTCCAGGCCCAGCGGCAGCTGGCCAACCTGAATGCCGAGCAGATCGACCTGTCGATCCAACTGATGCAGGCGCTGGGCGGCGGCTTCCAGGGCGAAACCCTGGCCGCCGCCAATGCAACCCCAGCCACGCTGAACAACTGA
- a CDS encoding MarR family winged helix-turn-helix transcriptional regulator, producing the protein MKHFTPDEFHTCHLGLLLGRAALLKDRIIDTHMEPHGITAAQFKVLIIMAQFGVDTPAELCRHLSLDSGSMTRMLDRLEQKGFLARQRSEADRRQVQLVLTEQGQQLTDRLPEIGADAMNELAGAITPEELKTLEQILKKILVAAGDSITLLRVGDK; encoded by the coding sequence ATGAAGCATTTCACCCCAGACGAATTCCACACGTGCCATCTCGGTCTCCTGCTCGGGCGCGCTGCGCTGCTCAAGGACCGGATCATCGACACGCACATGGAACCCCACGGCATCACTGCCGCGCAGTTCAAAGTGCTGATCATCATGGCCCAGTTCGGCGTCGATACCCCCGCCGAGCTGTGTCGTCACCTGTCGCTGGACAGCGGATCGATGACCCGCATGCTCGACCGCCTGGAACAGAAAGGCTTCCTCGCCCGCCAACGCTCCGAGGCGGATCGTCGTCAGGTTCAGTTGGTGTTGACCGAACAAGGCCAGCAGTTGACTGACCGCCTGCCGGAGATCGGCGCCGACGCCATGAATGAACTGGCTGGCGCGATCACCCCAGAGGAATTGAAAACCCTGGAACAGATCCTGAAGAAAATTCTGGTGGCAGCCGGTGACTCGATCACCCTGCTGCGGGTAGGTGACAAATGA
- a CDS encoding efflux RND transporter periplasmic adaptor subunit: MATAETTPTPDNAQDTRNSRKRKVMLAALAIVVILAGIGVWGYHELYGRWNESTDDAYVNGNVVEITPLVTGTVVSIGADDGDLVHEGQVLINFDPNDAEVGLQSAQANLARTVRQVRGLYSNVDGMKAQVNAQQAEVQKAQDNFNRRKNLAAGGAISQEELSHARDDLTSAQNALANARQQLKTTSALVDDTVVSSHPDVMSAAAQLRQAYLNNSRSTLIAPVTGYVAKRSVQLGQRVQPGTALMAVIPLDQLWIDANFKETQLRDMRIGQPVDIEADLYGSDVKFSGTIDSLGAGTGSAFALLPAQNATGNWIKIVQRVPVRIHINAEELARHPLRVGLSTQVDVNLRDQSGPVLAQQSPQKASFSTNVYDLQLAEADAMITQLIHDNSAAVSKTVQR, encoded by the coding sequence ATGGCCACTGCCGAAACAACACCCACCCCTGACAACGCACAAGACACCCGCAATTCGCGTAAACGCAAAGTCATGCTGGCAGCGCTCGCGATCGTGGTGATCCTCGCCGGCATCGGCGTCTGGGGTTATCACGAACTCTATGGGCGCTGGAACGAAAGCACCGACGACGCCTATGTAAACGGCAACGTGGTTGAAATCACTCCGCTGGTCACCGGCACTGTGGTCAGCATCGGTGCCGACGATGGCGACCTGGTTCACGAAGGCCAGGTGCTGATCAACTTCGACCCGAACGACGCCGAAGTCGGCCTGCAAAGTGCCCAGGCCAATCTGGCCCGCACCGTGCGTCAGGTTCGCGGCTTGTACAGCAACGTCGACGGCATGAAAGCCCAGGTCAATGCGCAGCAGGCCGAAGTGCAAAAGGCTCAGGACAACTTCAATCGCCGGAAAAACCTCGCCGCTGGCGGGGCGATTTCCCAGGAAGAACTGTCCCATGCTCGCGACGACCTGACCTCGGCGCAAAACGCCCTGGCCAACGCCAGACAGCAACTCAAAACCACCAGTGCGCTGGTTGATGACACCGTGGTGTCGTCGCACCCGGACGTGATGTCCGCTGCCGCGCAATTGCGTCAGGCGTATTTGAACAACTCCCGCAGCACCTTGATCGCGCCGGTCACCGGTTACGTGGCCAAGCGCTCGGTACAACTGGGCCAACGCGTTCAGCCGGGCACCGCATTGATGGCGGTGATTCCGCTGGATCAGCTGTGGATCGACGCCAACTTCAAGGAAACCCAGCTGCGTGATATGCGCATTGGCCAGCCCGTAGATATCGAGGCCGACCTGTACGGCAGCGACGTGAAGTTCAGCGGCACCATCGACAGCCTTGGTGCCGGTACCGGCAGCGCGTTTGCCTTGCTGCCGGCGCAGAACGCCACCGGCAACTGGATCAAAATCGTCCAGCGGGTGCCGGTGCGGATTCACATCAACGCCGAAGAACTGGCCAGGCACCCGTTGCGGGTCGGCCTGTCGACTCAGGTCGATGTGAACCTGCGTGACCAGAGCGGCCCGGTGCTGGCACAACAGTCGCCGCAAAAGGCTTCGTTCAGCACCAATGTCTACGACCTTCAATTGGCCGAGGCCGACGCGATGATCACTCAGTTGATCCATGACAACAGCGCGGCGGTCAGCAAAACCGTTCAACGCTGA
- a CDS encoding DHA2 family efflux MFS transporter permease subunit has protein sequence MSNNASFTPPSLLLSTIGLSLATFMQVLDTTIANVALPTISGNLGVSSEQGTWVITSFAVSNAIALPLTGWLSRRFGEVKLFLWATILFVLASFLCGISTSMPELIGFRVLQGLVAGPLYPMTQTLLIAVYPPARRGMALALLAMVTVVAPIAGPILGGWITDSYSWPWIFFINVPIGVFAVMVVRQQLKARPVQTSYQPMDYVGLITLIIGVGALQVILDKGNDLDWFESNFILIGAAISVIALAVFVIWEMTDKHPVVNLRLFAHRNFRIGTIVLVLGYAGFFGINLILPQWLQTQMGYTATWAGLAVAPIGILPVLMSPFVGKYAHKFDLRLLAGLAFLAIGLSCFMRAGFTNEVDFQHIALVQLFMGIGVALFFMPTLSILMSDLPPSQIADGAGLATFLRTLGGSFAASLTTWIWIRRADQHHAYMSESISTYEPATREALNSLGGASSPAYAQLDHVLTSQAYMLSTVDYFTLLGWAFMGLIVLVWLAKPPFAAKAGPAASGH, from the coding sequence ATGAGCAATAACGCGTCTTTCACGCCGCCCAGCCTGCTGCTCAGCACCATTGGCCTGTCGCTGGCGACCTTCATGCAAGTGCTCGACACCACGATCGCCAACGTGGCGTTGCCGACGATTTCCGGCAACCTCGGCGTGAGTTCGGAGCAGGGCACTTGGGTGATTACCTCGTTCGCGGTCAGCAACGCCATCGCGCTGCCGCTGACCGGCTGGCTCAGCCGGCGTTTCGGCGAGGTGAAGCTGTTTCTCTGGGCGACGATCCTGTTCGTGCTGGCTTCGTTTCTATGCGGTATCTCGACCTCAATGCCGGAGCTGATTGGCTTTCGGGTGCTTCAAGGCCTGGTGGCAGGTCCGTTGTACCCGATGACTCAAACGCTGCTGATTGCCGTCTATCCGCCCGCCAGGCGCGGCATGGCCCTTGCGTTGCTGGCGATGGTCACGGTGGTGGCGCCGATTGCCGGCCCCATCCTCGGTGGTTGGATTACCGACAGCTACAGCTGGCCGTGGATCTTCTTTATCAACGTGCCGATCGGTGTTTTCGCGGTGATGGTGGTGCGCCAGCAACTCAAGGCGCGGCCAGTGCAAACCAGCTACCAACCGATGGATTACGTCGGCTTGATCACCCTGATCATTGGCGTCGGCGCATTGCAGGTGATCCTCGACAAGGGCAACGACCTGGACTGGTTCGAGTCGAACTTCATCCTCATCGGCGCGGCGATTTCGGTGATTGCGCTGGCGGTGTTCGTGATCTGGGAAATGACCGACAAGCACCCGGTAGTCAATCTGCGGCTATTCGCTCACCGCAACTTCCGCATCGGCACGATTGTGCTGGTGTTGGGTTACGCCGGGTTCTTCGGGATCAACCTGATTCTGCCGCAATGGCTGCAAACCCAGATGGGTTACACGGCAACCTGGGCGGGGCTCGCGGTGGCGCCGATCGGGATTCTGCCGGTGCTGATGTCGCCGTTTGTCGGCAAGTACGCACATAAATTCGACCTGCGGCTGCTGGCCGGGCTGGCGTTCCTGGCGATTGGCCTGAGCTGCTTCATGCGTGCCGGGTTTACCAACGAAGTGGACTTCCAGCACATCGCTCTGGTGCAGTTGTTCATGGGAATTGGCGTGGCGCTGTTCTTCATGCCGACCTTGAGCATTCTGATGTCGGACCTGCCACCGAGCCAGATCGCCGACGGCGCGGGCCTGGCGACGTTCCTGCGGACACTGGGCGGTAGTTTTGCTGCGTCGCTGACGACGTGGATCTGGATTCGCCGAGCCGATCAGCACCACGCCTATATGAGCGAAAGCATCAGCACCTATGAGCCGGCTACCCGCGAGGCGCTGAACAGCCTGGGCGGGGCGAGCAGTCCGGCATATGCGCAACTGGATCATGTGCTGACCAGCCAGGCGTACATGCTCTCCACCGTGGATTACTTCACGTTGCTGGGGTGGGCGTTCATGGGCTTGATTGTGCTGGTGTGGCTGGCGAAACCGCCGTTTGCGGCGAAGGCGGGGCCGGCTGCGTCAGGTCACTAA